ATCGAGGTATCGGCCCGGTCGGTGGCGAACGGGAACATGCCTTTCGGCGCCATCATGGCGGACCCAGCCGGCAGGGTCCTCCTGGAGGCGGAGAACACGGGCGTCACGGGCAGGAACACGCTCAACCACGCCGAGACCAACCTCATGAACATGGCGGTGACCTCCCTCAACCCCCACCAGATCGCCACCGCCACGCTCTATACGAGCTGCGAACCCTGTGCCATGTGCAGCGGCGCCATGTACTGGGGCGGGCTCAACCGGATGGTCTACGGGATGAGCGAGGCGGATCTCCTGAAGATCACCGGAGAGGATCCCGGCACCGCCACCATGCGGGGCGTGGGCTGCCGGAACATCTTCCAGAGTGGCCAGCGCGATATCGAGGTGAGCGGCCCCCACCTGGTGGAGGAAGCCTCGGCGATCCACATCGGGTTCTATGACCAGTTCATGCTCAGCGCCCAGGAAAAACAGCTGCTGCGGCGGGCCATCGAGGTGTCCGCCAGG
The window above is part of the bacterium genome. Proteins encoded here:
- a CDS encoding nucleoside deaminase, which encodes MAELSAQDERLLRRAIEVSARSVANGNMPFGAIMADPAGRVLLEAENTGVTGRNTLNHAETNLMNMAVTSLNPHQIATATLYTSCEPCAMCSGAMYWGGLNRMVYGMSEADLLKITGEDPGTATMRGVGCRNIFQSGQRDIEVSGPHLVEEASAIHIGFYDQFMLSAQEKQLLRRAIEVSARSVANGNLPFGALMADPDGNVLLEAENSDITGKSPLNHAETNLMRLAIEKLTPEQMATATLYTSCEPCAMCSGSMYWGGLNRMVYGMSESDLLQYTGGHKLNPTMTGVGCRAVLQSGHREVEVKGPFLIDEASVIHRTYWSS